Proteins encoded in a region of the Populus nigra chromosome 3, ddPopNigr1.1, whole genome shotgun sequence genome:
- the LOC133688058 gene encoding uncharacterized protein LOC133688058 isoform X1 yields the protein MDDVRILEAERRRIQELEFEELQVEEEVDGRDSTGAGSSDDFTFNPCLASLHTYLGEVEDTHHRLAFLDGGAVLNLPLFYLEGVVLFPEATLPLRVVQPNFISAVERALVQVDNPFIVGVVRAYRGSDSDNRQLRFATVGTTAEIRQYRRLEDGSLNVVTRGQQRFHLKHRWIDVEGMPCGEVQIIQEDIPLRTPKDAFGKLAPLSNLRSHRLSRVLPSNSSSLGYGHSNNDSEANSDDSFESALSSAGMRTHQSALDSCYGYDVMDESTSSDDDKFLSQTEMRSTRSHLNESKGPLYSDTGKNADNTTLEIGNSSDLAKKGEGSKRCWKNTDLKHFHRVPRAFWPHWVYHMYDSYCLAERAADMWKQIVGAPSMDGLVRKPDLLSFYIASKIPVSEETRQELLEIDGISYRLRREIGLLESFDLVQCKTCKTVIAQRSDMLVMSTEGPLGAYVNSHGYVHEIMTLQKANGLALIGRATVEYSWFPGYAWTIAECASCETQMGWLFTATKKKLKPQSFWGIRSSQVADDTR from the exons ATGGACGACGTTAGAATTTTAGAGGCAGAGAGGCGCCGGATTCAAGAGCTTGAATTCGAAGAATTACAGGTCGAGGAAGAAGTCGATGGTCGTGATTCCAC TGGTGCTGGTTCATCTGATGATTTCACCTTCAACCCTTGTTTGGCTTCACTGCATACTTATCTTGGCG AGGTTGAAGACACTCATCATAGACTGGCTTTTTTGGATGGAGGTGCCGTTTTGAACCTTCCATTGTTCTATCTTGAAG GAGTTGTTCTTTTCCCAGAGGCTACACTTCCTTTGAGAGTTGTTCAACCCAATTTCATTTCTGCTGTTGAGAGGGCATTGGTTCAAGTAGATAATCCTTTTATTGTAGGTGTG GTTCGTGCATACAGGGGTTCTGATTCGGATAACAGACAATTAAGGTTTGCAACTGTTGGGACAACTGCAGAG ATTCGACAATACCGGCGATTAGAGGATGGATCACTGAATGTAGTTACTCGTGGCCAGCAGCGGTTTCATCTAAAACATCGTTGGATTGATGTGGAAGGAATG CCCTGTGGAGAGGTTCAAATCATCCAGGAAGATATTCCGTTAAGGACACCCAAGGATGCTTTTGGAAAATTGGCACCATTAAGTAATCTACGCAGTCATAGGCTCTCACGTGTGCTGCCTTCAAATTCTTCATCACTTGGATATGGGCATAGCAACAATGATTCAGAGGCAAATTCGGATGACAGCTTCGAGAGTGCGCTCTCATCAGCAGGCATGAGAACTCACCAGTCTGCACTCGATTCCTGTTATGGTTATGATGTGATGGATGAATCAACTAGCAGCGATGATGACAAGTTCTTGAGTCAGACAGAAATGAGATCCACAAGATCTCACCTAAATGAGTCAAAAGGGCCATTGTACTCGGACACTGGAAAAAATGCTGATAATACTACCTTAGAGATTGGGAATAGTTCTGATTTGGCAAAGAAAGGGGAAGGGTCAAAGAGGTGTTGGAAAAATACTGACTTAAAACACTTTCACAGGGTTCCAAGAGCCTTCTGGCCCCACTGGGTATACCATATGTATGACTCCTATTGTCTTGCTGAAAGAGCAGCAG ATATGTGGAAACAGATAGTTGGGGCACCAAGCATGGATGGTCTTGTGAGAAAGCCTGACcttttgtcattttatattGCCAGTAAAATTCCTGTTTCTGAAGAGACCAGGCAGGAGCTTCTGGAGATTGATGGCATTTCATATAGACTGCGCCGGGAAATTGGTTTACTTGAAAGTTTTGACCTTGTTCAATGTAAGACTTGTAAG ACTGTAATCGCTCAGCGGAGTGATATGTTGGTGATGTCTACTGAAGGTCCTCTTGGTGCTTATGTCAATTCACATGGTTATGTGCATGAGATAATGACACTCCAGAAAGCTAATGGGTTAGCACTCATAGGGCGAGCCACTGTGGAATACAGCTGGTTTCCTGG GTATGCTTGGACAATCGCAGAATGTGCCTCCTGTGAAACCCAGATGGGGTGGCTTTTTACTGCCACGAAGAAGAAGTTGAAGCCTCAATCGTTTTGGGGAATACGGAGTTCCCAGGTTGCTGATGATACACGGTAG
- the LOC133687969 gene encoding histidine-containing phosphotransfer protein 4-like produces MDRKQLQHQVASTRRSLFDQGYLDDQFIQLEHLQDEANPNFVEEVVRLFYSDSVRLIQNIEQAMINKPNIDFGKLDDYMHQFKGSSSSIGAKKVMKECSKFREYCYAGNIEGCMKTFQLLKQEHTTLRRKLETYFQLAKQAGLAESA; encoded by the exons ATGGACAGAAAACAATTGCAACACCAGGTCGCCTCCACGAGGAGGTCCCTGTTTGATCAG GGATACCTTGATGATCAATTCATTCAGCTCGAGCATTTGCAGGATGAAGCAAACCCAAATTTTGTTGAGGAAGTTGTGAGACTGTTTTACAGTGATTCAGTTAGATTGATTCAGAACATTGAGCAGGCGAT GATCAATAAGCCTAATATTGATTTTGGTAAGCTGGATGACTACATGCATCAGTTCAAGGGTAGCAGCTCAAG CATTGGAGCTAAGAAGGTGATGAAGGAATGCTCAAAGTTCAGGGAATATTGTTATGCAGGAAACATCGAAGG ATGCATGAAGACATTTCAGCTACTCAAGCAAGAGCATACCACTCTGAGGAGGAAGCTAGAGACTTACTTTCAG CTGGCAAAACAAGCTGGACTAGCCGAGAGTGCCTGA
- the LOC133688058 gene encoding uncharacterized protein LOC133688058 isoform X2 → MDDVRILEAERRRIQELEFEELQVEEEVDGRDSTGAGSSDDFTFNPCLASLHTYLGEVEDTHHRLAFLDGGAVLNLPLFYLEGVVLFPEATLPLRVVQPNFISAVERALVQVDNPFIVGVVRAYRGSDSDNRQLRFATVGTTAEIRQYRRLEDGSLNVVTRGQQRFHLKHRWIDVEGMPCGEVQIIQEDIPLRTPKDAFGKLAPLSNLRSHRLSRVLPSNSSSLGYGHSNNDSEANSDDSFESALSSAGMRTHQSALDSCYGYDVMDESTSSDDDKFLSQTEMRSTRSHLNESKGPLYSDTGKNADNTTLEIGNSSDLAKKGEGSKRCWKNTDLKHFHRVPRAFWPHWVYHMYDSYCLAERAADMWKQIVGAPSMDGLVRKPDLLSFYIASKIPVSEETRQELLEIDGISYRLRREIGLLESFDLVQCKTCKTVIAQRSDMLVMSTEGPLGAYVNSHGYVHEIMTLQKANGLALIGRATVEYSWFPGYAWTIAECASCETQMGWLFTATKKKLKPQSFWGIRSSQVADDTR, encoded by the exons A TGGACGACGTTAGAATTTTAGAGGCAGAGAGGCGCCGGATTCAAGAGCTTGAATTCGAAGAATTACAGGTCGAGGAAGAAGTCGATGGTCGTGATTCCAC TGGTGCTGGTTCATCTGATGATTTCACCTTCAACCCTTGTTTGGCTTCACTGCATACTTATCTTGGCG AGGTTGAAGACACTCATCATAGACTGGCTTTTTTGGATGGAGGTGCCGTTTTGAACCTTCCATTGTTCTATCTTGAAG GAGTTGTTCTTTTCCCAGAGGCTACACTTCCTTTGAGAGTTGTTCAACCCAATTTCATTTCTGCTGTTGAGAGGGCATTGGTTCAAGTAGATAATCCTTTTATTGTAGGTGTG GTTCGTGCATACAGGGGTTCTGATTCGGATAACAGACAATTAAGGTTTGCAACTGTTGGGACAACTGCAGAG ATTCGACAATACCGGCGATTAGAGGATGGATCACTGAATGTAGTTACTCGTGGCCAGCAGCGGTTTCATCTAAAACATCGTTGGATTGATGTGGAAGGAATG CCCTGTGGAGAGGTTCAAATCATCCAGGAAGATATTCCGTTAAGGACACCCAAGGATGCTTTTGGAAAATTGGCACCATTAAGTAATCTACGCAGTCATAGGCTCTCACGTGTGCTGCCTTCAAATTCTTCATCACTTGGATATGGGCATAGCAACAATGATTCAGAGGCAAATTCGGATGACAGCTTCGAGAGTGCGCTCTCATCAGCAGGCATGAGAACTCACCAGTCTGCACTCGATTCCTGTTATGGTTATGATGTGATGGATGAATCAACTAGCAGCGATGATGACAAGTTCTTGAGTCAGACAGAAATGAGATCCACAAGATCTCACCTAAATGAGTCAAAAGGGCCATTGTACTCGGACACTGGAAAAAATGCTGATAATACTACCTTAGAGATTGGGAATAGTTCTGATTTGGCAAAGAAAGGGGAAGGGTCAAAGAGGTGTTGGAAAAATACTGACTTAAAACACTTTCACAGGGTTCCAAGAGCCTTCTGGCCCCACTGGGTATACCATATGTATGACTCCTATTGTCTTGCTGAAAGAGCAGCAG ATATGTGGAAACAGATAGTTGGGGCACCAAGCATGGATGGTCTTGTGAGAAAGCCTGACcttttgtcattttatattGCCAGTAAAATTCCTGTTTCTGAAGAGACCAGGCAGGAGCTTCTGGAGATTGATGGCATTTCATATAGACTGCGCCGGGAAATTGGTTTACTTGAAAGTTTTGACCTTGTTCAATGTAAGACTTGTAAG ACTGTAATCGCTCAGCGGAGTGATATGTTGGTGATGTCTACTGAAGGTCCTCTTGGTGCTTATGTCAATTCACATGGTTATGTGCATGAGATAATGACACTCCAGAAAGCTAATGGGTTAGCACTCATAGGGCGAGCCACTGTGGAATACAGCTGGTTTCCTGG GTATGCTTGGACAATCGCAGAATGTGCCTCCTGTGAAACCCAGATGGGGTGGCTTTTTACTGCCACGAAGAAGAAGTTGAAGCCTCAATCGTTTTGGGGAATACGGAGTTCCCAGGTTGCTGATGATACACGGTAG
- the LOC133688058 gene encoding uncharacterized protein LOC133688058 isoform X3 produces MVVIPQVEDTHHRLAFLDGGAVLNLPLFYLEGVVLFPEATLPLRVVQPNFISAVERALVQVDNPFIVGVVRAYRGSDSDNRQLRFATVGTTAEIRQYRRLEDGSLNVVTRGQQRFHLKHRWIDVEGMPCGEVQIIQEDIPLRTPKDAFGKLAPLSNLRSHRLSRVLPSNSSSLGYGHSNNDSEANSDDSFESALSSAGMRTHQSALDSCYGYDVMDESTSSDDDKFLSQTEMRSTRSHLNESKGPLYSDTGKNADNTTLEIGNSSDLAKKGEGSKRCWKNTDLKHFHRVPRAFWPHWVYHMYDSYCLAERAADMWKQIVGAPSMDGLVRKPDLLSFYIASKIPVSEETRQELLEIDGISYRLRREIGLLESFDLVQCKTCKTVIAQRSDMLVMSTEGPLGAYVNSHGYVHEIMTLQKANGLALIGRATVEYSWFPGYAWTIAECASCETQMGWLFTATKKKLKPQSFWGIRSSQVADDTR; encoded by the exons ATGGTCGTGATTCCAC AGGTTGAAGACACTCATCATAGACTGGCTTTTTTGGATGGAGGTGCCGTTTTGAACCTTCCATTGTTCTATCTTGAAG GAGTTGTTCTTTTCCCAGAGGCTACACTTCCTTTGAGAGTTGTTCAACCCAATTTCATTTCTGCTGTTGAGAGGGCATTGGTTCAAGTAGATAATCCTTTTATTGTAGGTGTG GTTCGTGCATACAGGGGTTCTGATTCGGATAACAGACAATTAAGGTTTGCAACTGTTGGGACAACTGCAGAG ATTCGACAATACCGGCGATTAGAGGATGGATCACTGAATGTAGTTACTCGTGGCCAGCAGCGGTTTCATCTAAAACATCGTTGGATTGATGTGGAAGGAATG CCCTGTGGAGAGGTTCAAATCATCCAGGAAGATATTCCGTTAAGGACACCCAAGGATGCTTTTGGAAAATTGGCACCATTAAGTAATCTACGCAGTCATAGGCTCTCACGTGTGCTGCCTTCAAATTCTTCATCACTTGGATATGGGCATAGCAACAATGATTCAGAGGCAAATTCGGATGACAGCTTCGAGAGTGCGCTCTCATCAGCAGGCATGAGAACTCACCAGTCTGCACTCGATTCCTGTTATGGTTATGATGTGATGGATGAATCAACTAGCAGCGATGATGACAAGTTCTTGAGTCAGACAGAAATGAGATCCACAAGATCTCACCTAAATGAGTCAAAAGGGCCATTGTACTCGGACACTGGAAAAAATGCTGATAATACTACCTTAGAGATTGGGAATAGTTCTGATTTGGCAAAGAAAGGGGAAGGGTCAAAGAGGTGTTGGAAAAATACTGACTTAAAACACTTTCACAGGGTTCCAAGAGCCTTCTGGCCCCACTGGGTATACCATATGTATGACTCCTATTGTCTTGCTGAAAGAGCAGCAG ATATGTGGAAACAGATAGTTGGGGCACCAAGCATGGATGGTCTTGTGAGAAAGCCTGACcttttgtcattttatattGCCAGTAAAATTCCTGTTTCTGAAGAGACCAGGCAGGAGCTTCTGGAGATTGATGGCATTTCATATAGACTGCGCCGGGAAATTGGTTTACTTGAAAGTTTTGACCTTGTTCAATGTAAGACTTGTAAG ACTGTAATCGCTCAGCGGAGTGATATGTTGGTGATGTCTACTGAAGGTCCTCTTGGTGCTTATGTCAATTCACATGGTTATGTGCATGAGATAATGACACTCCAGAAAGCTAATGGGTTAGCACTCATAGGGCGAGCCACTGTGGAATACAGCTGGTTTCCTGG GTATGCTTGGACAATCGCAGAATGTGCCTCCTGTGAAACCCAGATGGGGTGGCTTTTTACTGCCACGAAGAAGAAGTTGAAGCCTCAATCGTTTTGGGGAATACGGAGTTCCCAGGTTGCTGATGATACACGGTAG